AGAGGCGGCGGACGGAGCGCTTCGCCTGGATGAGGTCTGTCATCAGCGGCTGCGTCATCGAGGGGTCGTCGCCCTCGTTGTGACCGCGTCGGCGGTAGCAGACGAGGTCGATCACGACGTCGCGGTGGAAGCGCTCACGGTACTCGAACGCGAGCTGGGCCACGTGGATGACCGCCTCGGGGTCGTCGCCGTTCACGTGGAACACGGGTGCCTGGATCGTCTTGGCGACGTCGGTGGCGTAGACCGAGGTGCGGGCGTCGCTCGGCGTCGTGGTGAAGCCGACCTGGTTGTTGACGACCACGTGGATCGTGCCGCCGGTGCGGTAGCCGCGCAGCTGCGACATCTGCAGCGTCTCGACGACGACGCCCTGGCCGGCGAAGGCCGCGTCGCCGTGGACGAGGATCGGCAGCCAGGCGAAGGTGCCGATGGGCTTGCGGTCCTGCTTGGCGCGGACGATGCCCTCGAGCACGCCGTCGACCGTCTCCAGGTGCGAGGGGTTGGCGGCCAGGTACACGGGGAGCGAGGAGCCGTCGTCGGCGACGAAGGTGCCCTCGGTGCCGAGGTGGTACTTCACGTCGCCGGAGCCGCGCTGGTTGCCGGGGGTCTGCGTGCCCTCGAACTCGCGGAAGACCTGGCCGTAGGTCTTCCCGGCGATGTTGGTGAGCACGTTCAGGCGACCGCGGTGGGCCATGCCGATCGCGGCCCCCTCGAGACCGGCGGTGGCCGCGCCCTGGAGGATCTCGTCGAGGAGCGGGATCAGCGACTCGCCGCCCTCGAGGGAGAAGCGCTTCTGACCGACGAACTTCGTCTGCAGGAAGGTCTCGAAGGCCTCGGCCTCGTTGAGCTTGCGCAGCACGCGCAGCTGCTCGTCATGGCCGGGCTTCTGGTACTTGACCTCGACCTTGTCCTGGAACCAGCGGCGCTGCTCCGGGTCCTGGATGTGCATGTACTCGATGCCGAGCGTGCGGCAGTACGAGTCGCGCAGCACGCCGAGGATGTCGCGGAGCTTCGCGACGCGGCGCCCGCCGAAGCCGCCGGTGACGAATTCGCGGTCGAGGTCCCAGAACGTCAGCCCGTGACTCTCGATCTCGAGGTCCGGGTGCGAGCGCTGCCGGTACTCGAGCGGATCGATGTCGGCCATGAGGTGACCGCGCACGCGGAAGGAGTTGATGAGCTCCTGCACGCGCGACTGCTTGTCGACGCGCTCGGCGAGGTCGACCGCGATGTCGGGGTTCCAGCGGATGGGCGCGTACGGGATGCGCAGCGCGGCGAAGATGTCGTCGTAGAAGCCGCGCTGGCCGATCAGCAGCTCGTGCACCTTCTTGAGGAACTCGCCGGAGCCGGCGCCCTGGATGACGCGGTGGTCGTAGGTGCTGGTGAGCGTGATCGTCTTGCCGATCGCGAGCTCGTTGAGCGTCTTGTCGCTCGCGCCCTGGAACTCGGCCGGGTACTCGAGGGCACCGGCGCCGATGATGCAGCCCTGGCCCTTCATGAGACGCGGGACCGAGTGGACCGTGCCGATGCCGCCGGGGTTGGTCAGCGAGACCGTGGTGCCCTGGAAGTCGGCGGCGGTGAGCTTGTTGGAGCGTGCGCGGGTGACGAGGTCCTCGTAGGCGGCGAGGTACTCGGTGAAGGTCATGGTGTCGGCGCGCTTGATGCTCGGGACCATGAGGGCGCGGGTGCCATCGGGCTTGGGCAGGTCGATCGCGATGCCGAGGTTGACGTGCGCGGGGGCGACGACGGACGGCTTGCCGTCGATCTCAGCGTAGAAGACGTTCTGGCTGCGGAACTCGTCGAGGGTGCGGATGAGCGCCCAGCCGATGAGGTGGGTGAAGCTGACCTTGCCGCCGCGGGTGCGGGCCATGTGGTTGTTGATGACGATGCGGTTGTCGATCATCAGCTTGGCGGGGACCGTGCGCACGCTCGTCGCGGTGGGGACGGTGAGGGACTCGTCCATGTTCGCGGCGAGGGTCTTCGGCAGACCGCGCAGCGGGGTGACCTTGTCCTCCTCGGAGGGCGGCTGCGCCTCCTTGGATTCCTGCTTCGGCTTCGGCGCCTGGGCGGGGATCGGGGCGGAGGCCGCGGGCTTCGCCGTGGTGCGGGCGACGGGCTGCGAGCCGATCACCGGGATGGGCGCGGTCACGGGGTGTGCCGGGGCCGTCGTCGCGGTGGGAGCAGCAGCGCCTCCGCCTGCGGTGGTCTCGGAGTGGTACTTCTCCAGGATGGGCCACCACTCCTTGTCGACCGAGTCGCGGTTCTCCTTGAACTGCTCGTAGAGCTCTTCGACGAGCCAGGAATTGGCTCCGAACCCCCCGTCGCCACCGACGCCGGTCACCTGGTTCGACACGCTCTATCGCCCTCTTTCATCGCTGAAGATCTCCGATGCGGACGCACGACGCAGGATGCGCTCGGGCCCGCACACTCTCGACCACCAAGCCTAACCTGTTTCGACCGGGGAGACGTCGAAGAGAGCGACCCGCGCCGCGCCGATCTGGGTACCGTGGAGGCATGGAGTTCTCAGGTGCGCAGCCGACCGTCGATCTGACCTACTCGGATGTCTTCCTGGTGCCGCGCCGTTCGGCCGTCACCAGTCGGTTGCAGGTCGATCTCGCCCCGCACGACGGCACGCCCGCGACGCTGCCGCTCGTCGCCGCGAACATGAACTCGGTGACAGGGCCGCGTATCGCCGCCGTGCTCGCACGCCGCGGGGCGCTGGGCGTGCTCCCGCAGGACCTGCCGCTCCAGGAGCTCGACGCCGCGATCCGCGACGTGAAGGGGCAGCCGGTGCTCTGGGACACGCCGCTCGTGCTGCCCCCGGAGGCGACCGTCGCCGACGCGCTCCGCCTGCTTCCGGCCGCCGTGGGACACGGGATCGTCGTGGCCTACGGGGCGGCGCCGATCGCTGTGGACCGCATCGTCGGCGTCCTTCCGGCGACGCGTCTGGCGACCGCGTTGCCCGATGCACAGCTCGGCGACCTCGTGCACCGGGGGACGCCGTCCATCGACGCGGACGACATCGGCTCCGAGCGTCACGCCTTCGACGTCATCACCGAGGCGGACGTCGAGATCGTCACCGTCGTGCACCACGGCCACCTCGTCGGGACGCTGAGCGCGCGCAGCGCCTTGCGCGCCACCCTGTACCGCCCGGCCGTGGACGCCGACGGCCGCCTCGCGGTGGCCGCGGCGGTCGGCATCAACGGCGATGTGGCGGCCAAGGCGAAGGCGCTCGCGGCCGCCGGCGTGGACGTGCTCGTCGTCGACACCGCGCACGGTCACCAGGAGGGCATGCTCCGGGCGCTGCAGGAGGTCGCGTCCCTCGGCCTCGGGCTCCCGATCGTCGCGGGGAACATCGTCACCGCGGACGGCGTCCGAGATCTCGTCGACGCGGGCGCCTCGATCCTCAAGGTCGGCGTCGGCCCAGGGGCGATGTGCACGACCCGGATGATGACGGCGGTCGGTCGTCCGCAGTTCTCCGCGGTGCTGGAGACCGCCGCGGCCGCCGCCGAGGCCGGAGCGCACGTCTGGGCCGACGGCGGGGTGCGCTACCCCCGCGACGTCGCCCTCGCGCTCGCGGCCGGTGCCGCCTCCGTCATGGTCGGCTCCTGGTTCGCCGGGACGATCGAGGCCCCGGGGGAGCTCCAGCGCGACGCGGACGGGCGGCTGTTCAAGGAGTCGTGGGGGATGGCGTCCACGAAGGCCGTGCAGGCGCGGTTCGGTCGGCTCGACGCGTACGAGCGGGCGCGCAAGGAGCTGTTCGCCGAAGGCATCTCCTCCTCGAAGATCTATCTCGACCCGCTGCGGCCGGGAGTGGAGGACCTGCTCGACATGATCACCTCGGGCGTGCGGTCGTCCTTCACGTACGCCGGTGCTGCGACCGTGCCGGAGTTCCACGAGCGCGCCCTCGTCGGACTGCAGTCCGCGGCGGGATACGAGGAGGGCAAGGCGCTGCCGGTCAGTTGGTGATCGCCTGCCGCGTCCACAGTCCGCTTCTGTAGAATCGAGCGCACTATGGACGACCCTCCCAGTTGCCGAACATCGCCCCACCGTCCCGTTCTCTCCCCGGAGAGGAAGATCTGATGGACTACATCATGTTGGGCGTGGGGCTTCTGCTCACGGTCGGCACCGGCCTCTTCGTGGCGAGCGAGTTCGCCCTCGTGAACCTCGACCGCGCGGATCTGGAGGCGCGGCAGGCGCGCGGGGAGTCCCGCCTCTCCCTGACGATCAGCGCTCTCCGGCACACGTCGACGCATCTCTCGTCTGCACAGCTCGGCATCACGCTGACCACGCTGCTGACCGGATACACGATGGAGCCGGCGCTGTCGAACCTCCTGCGTCCCACGCTGGTCGCCTGGAACATCCCGGAAGCCGCCGTCGCCCCCATCGCGACCGTGGTGGCGATGTTCGTCGCGACGGTGCTCTCGATGATCCTCGGCGAGCTCGTCCCGAAGAACTTCGCGCTGGCGCTGCCCCTGGCCACGGCCAAGCTCGTCGTGCCCTTCCAGATCGCCTTCACGACGGTGTTCAAGCCGGCGGTGGTCGTGCTGAACGGCAGCGCCAACGGCGTGCTGCGCAGCATGGGCATCGAGCCCAAGGAGGAGCTCTCCGGCGCCCGCAGCGCGGAGGAGCTGTCGTCGCTCGTGCGACGGTCGGCGAGCGCCGGAGTTCTGGAGGCCGACACCGCCACGCTGCTGGACCGCACGCTCACCTTCTCCCGGCTCACGGCGGCGGACGTCATGACGGCGCGCCCGAGCATGCACGCGATCGCCGCCGGCGACTCCGTGGACGACGTGATCCAGCTCGCCCGGCGCACGGGCCACAGCCGCTTCCCGGTGTTCGACGAGGACCTCGACGACATCACCGGCGTCGTGCACCTCAAGGCCGCCATCTCGGTGCCGCGGGAGCGTCGCGCCGAGGTGCCCGTCGGCGCTCTCGCGACCGATCCGCTCCGCGTGCCGGAGACCGCCCATGTCGACGCGCTCATCTCGGACCTCCGCGGCCGGGGTTACCAGCTCGCGGTCGTCGTCGACGAGTACGGCGGGACCGCCGGCATCGTGACCCTGGAGGACCTCGTGGAGGAGCTCGTCGGCGAGGTCTCCGACGAGCACGATCGGACGAGGGCCGGGATCATCCGCAACCGCGACGGGGTGACCTTCCCCGGCGAGCTGCGCCCGGACGAGCTGCGCAGCCGCGCGGGCGTCGAGGTGCCGGAGGGCGATGTGTACGACACGGTCGGCGGCTACGTCATGAGCGTTCTGGAGCGGGTGCCTGTCGTCGGCGACGAGGTGCCCCTGGAGAGCGGCACCCTGCAGGTGGTCCGCATGGACGGACGCCGGGTGGATCGGGTGCGCTACGTCCCGAGACCGGATGCCGTCATCATCGAGGGGGTGTCCCTGTGAGCGATTGGGGAGGCCTCGCCTGGCTCGTCGTCCTGCTGGCGGCGAACGCGTTCTTCGTCGGCGCCGAGTTCGCGGTGATCTCCGCGCGGCGCTCGCAGATCGAGCCGAAGGCGGAGCGCGGCTCGCGTCCCGCCAAGACGGCGCTGTACGCCATGGAGCACGCGACGCTCATGCTCGCGACCTCGCAGCTCGGCATCACGATCTGCTCGCTGCTCATCCTGAACGTCTCCGAGCCGGCCATCCACCACCTGCTCGCCGTGCCGCTGCACGCCGTGGGCTGGTCGGATGGTGCGGTGGACGTCGTGTCGTTCACGATCGCGCTGCTCATCGTGTCGTTCCTGCACGTCGTGTTCGGCGAGATGGTGCCGAAGAACCTCGCGTTCTCGATTCCGGACCGGGCCGTGCTGCTCCTGGCGACGCCGCTGGTGTGGGTGTCGAAGGTGTTCATGCCGGTGATCTGGCTGCTGAACGCGGCGGCGAACGGTGTGCTGCGCCTGTTCCGGGTGGAGCCGAAGAACGAGGCGGCGTCGACCTTCACGCTCGATGAGGTGGCGACGATCGTCAGTCAGTCGCGCCGGGAGGGCGTGCTCATGGACACCGCGGGCACGGTGACGGCCGCGGTGGAGTTCACCGACAAGAAGGCCCGCGACGTGGCCGTGCCGCTGAGCGACCTGGTCACACTGCCGCAGACGACCACGCCGGACGACATCGAGAAGGCGGTGGCCCGCTACGGGTTCTCGCGCTACGTGATCGTCGACGACGAGGACGTCCCGATCGGCTACGTCCACCTCAAGGACATCCTGCGGGCCTCCGAGGGGCCGGACGCCGAAGCCAAGGTGCTCGAGCCGATCCCCGGCAAGCGCATCCATCACATGGTGCCCGTGCAGGAGGACACCGACCTGGAGGACGCCCTCGCCGTCATGCGACGTGCGGGCCGTCACCTGGCCAAGGTCCGCGACGCGCGGGGGGAGACAACCGCCGTGCTGTTCCTGGAGGACATCCTCGAGGAGCTCGTCGGCGAGGTGCAGGACGCGACCCGTCGCGTCCGCGGTCACTGACGTCGCGACACGCGAAGGCCGCCGGCTCCCACGGGAACCGGCGGCCTTCGTCGTGGGCGTCAGCGCCAGTGCGCCCGCTCGTACTGCGGCGGCCAGGCGACCTCGGCCCCCAGCTCGTGCGCGGCGCGGAGCGCGAAGTGCGGGTCGCGCAGCCACTCCCGTCCGGCGAAGATCGCGTCGGCCGCGCCGTCGGCGAGCACCTGTTCGGCCTGCGCGGCCGCGGTGATGAGGCCGACGGCCGACACCGGGATCCGCCCGCCCTGGCGGACGGTCTCGGCCAGCGGGACCTGGTAGCCGGGGGAGACGCTGATGCGCTGGTGCGCGACGAGGCCGCCGCTGGAGACGTCGATGAGGTCGGCGCCGTGCGCGGTCGCCCAGGTGCCGACCGTCGCGGCCTCCTCGGGCGTGAACCCGCCCTCGGCGTGATCGGTCGCCGAGATGCGGACGAACAGCGGCACGTCGTCGCCGGCCGTCTCGCGCACCGCGTCCACGACGCGCAGCAGCAGCCGGGCCCGGTTCTCCAGCGAGCCGCCGTACTCGTCCTCACGGAGGTTGGACAGCGGCGACAGGAACTGGTGCAGGAGGTAGCCGTGGGCGCCGTGGATCTCGATGACGTCGAATCCGGCCTCCCGCGCCCGCCGGGTCGCGGCGGCGAACCCGTCGACCACGCGGTCGATGCCCGCCGCGTCCAGCGCGACCGGCGCGGCGAACCCCTCGTAGGCCACGGCCGACGGTGCGGTGGTCGTCCATCCGCCCTCGGCGGCGGGGACCGTGCCGCGCTCGTCCGCCCACGGCCACCAGGTCGAGGCCTTCCGCCCGGCGTGCGCGAGCTGGATGCCCGCTGCCGCCCCTCGGTCGTGGATCGCCCGGACGATCGGGGCCAGGGCGTCGCGCTGCGCGTCGTCCCACAGCCCGAGGTCGCGGGGAGAGATGCGCCCCTCCGGCACGACGGCCGTGGCTTCGGCCACGATGAGTCCGGCGCCCCCCGAAGCGAACTGCGCGAGGTGGGTGTGGTGCCACTCCTGCGCGACGCCGTCGATGGCGCTGTACATGCACATGGGGGACACCCAGAGGCGGTTGCGGAACGTGGTGGACCGGATGGTCAGCGGGGAGAAGAGAAGACTCACCGTTCGACGGTACCGCCGACGCGGACGGGACAGGGCCGTCGGGCTAACGTGGAGTCATGAGCGACGTGCGCGAGTGGTCCCGCAACGACGCGGCGCGGTTCTTCCGCGCTCCGACCGTCGAGGACGACAAGTACTCGCGGGGCGTCGTGGGGGTGCGCACGGGATCGGCCGCCTACCCCGGCGCCGCGGTGCTCGGCGTCGAAGCCGCCTGGCGCACCGGTGCCGGGTTCGTCCGCTACGTGGGCGCGCCGTCGGCGGTCGCGGCGGTGCTCTCGCGGCGCCCGGAGACCGTCGGCGGGCCGGATGCCGGACGCACGCGGATCGGTGCCTGGGTGATCGGCTCCGGGACCAACCCGGACGACCGGAGCGCGACGGAGGCGCAGGCACTGCGGGAGATCGTCGGCGGCGACGTCCCCGTGGTCATCGACGCCGGAGCGCTCGATCTGGCGCCGACCGCACGCGTCCCGTTCGTCGCCACGCCGCACGGCCGGGAGTTCGCGCGGCTGCGGGAGCGCATCGGCATCGACGGGGCCTCGGACGATCTCGCAGATGTCCGCGCCGTGTCCGCCGCGATCGACGGCGTGGTGCTGCGCAAGGGCGCGCGCACCGTGCTCGCCGCACCCGACGGCACGCTGATCGCCGTCGAGGCGGGAACGGGCTGGCTCGCGACGGCGGGCACGGGCGACGTGCTCGGCGGGATCGTCGCCGCCGTGATCGCCGCGAATCCGGACAGCCCGCTCGTCGAGTCCGCTGCGGCGGCCGTCTGGCTGCACGGGCACGCCGCCCGCATCGCCGCCGCGGCGACAGCGGGCGCGAGCGGCCATCCGATCGTCGCGCTCGACGTCGCGGAGACGCTGCCCCGCGCGGTCGCGGACCTCCTGTCGTGAGGACCTCGACCCGGAGGAGCGCGCTCGCCCTGTGGATCGCCTTCCTCCTCGTCCACCTCGTGACCGCGTGGCTGGGCTGGGTCTACCCGAGCCAGCCCATGGGGGACGTCGTGCTCGTGTACGAGCCCTGGGCCACCGCGGCGTGGAGCGGCGGGGAGGTCGTGGGCGTCACGGAGTCCTGGGTGTATCCGCAGCTCGCGCTCCTGCCGATGATGCTCGCCGCCGGGCTCGCCGCACCGTTCCTCCCGCTGCTCGGCGTCTCCGGCGCCTACCTCATCGGCTGGGCACTGCTGGTGACGGCGCTCGACGCCCTGGCGTTCGCCGTCCTCGTCGGGTGCGGACGCGTACGGGCGCGTCGGACAGCCGCGTGGTTCTGGTGTGCGGCGCTGCTGCTCCTCGGACCCATCGCGCTGTACAGGATCGATGCCGTGACCGTGCCCCTCGCCGTCGTCGCCGGTCTGTGGTTGGTCACCCGCCCCACCATCGCCGCGGCGCTGCTGACCATCGGCGCCTGGATCAAGATCTGGCCCGGTGCGCTCCTCCTCGCGGCGGTCGTGGCCGGGAGGGCGCGGCTGCGGATGCTCCTGACCGCCGCGGGGGTCACCGCCGGTGTGGTGGTGGCGCTCCTGCTGCTCGGCGCCGACACCGAGATCCTCGGCTTCCTCACCGCACAGACCGGCCGGGGGCTCCAGATCGAGGCGGTCGCCGCGACGCCGTTCCTCTGGATGGCCGTGACGGGGGCCGCCCGCATCGAGTACAGCTACGACATCCTCACCTTCCAGATCGTCGCGCCGGGAGCGGAGGTCGTCTCCACGGTCCTCACCCCGCTCCTCGCCCTCGCCGTGGTCGTCGTCGCGCTCGCCGGCGGGGTCAAGGCCGCCCGCGGCGCGTCGTTCGCGCGACTCTTCCCGCCGCTGGCCCTGCTCCTGGTGACGGTGCTCATCGCTCTGAACAAGGTCGGCTCGCCGCAGTTCCAGACCTGGCTGCTGGCGCCCGTGATCCTGTGGCTCGTGCTCGACCGCCGCCGCGCGCGGGCCGCCGCGGCGCTCGTGCTCGCGCTGTGCCTGCTCACCTGTCTCGTGTATCCGCTGAGCTACGACGGGCTGCTGCGGGCCGAAGCCGCCCCCGTCCTGCTGCTCACGATGCGGAACGTCCTGCTCGTCATCCTCGCCGTCGTGAGCGCCGTCGCGCTCGCGCGTGTCCCCGTCGTCCGCCGTCCCCGAACCCAGGAGTGAACCCATGTTGATCGCCTTCTCCGTCGCCCCCAGCGGCACGCCCGCCGATGGCGCCGACCGCAGCGATGCCTCCGTGCACGATGCGGTGGCCGCCGCGGTGCGCGTCGTCCGTGCTTCCGGGCTCCCGCACCGCACGACGAGCATGTTCACCGAGATCGAGGGGCCCGACTGGGACACCGTGATGGACGTGGTCAAGCGGGCGACCGAGGCGGTCATGCCGTACGGATCGCGGGTGTCCCTCGTCCTCAAGGCGGACATCCGTCCCGGCTACACCGGGGAGCTCGACGCCAAGGTCGAGCGCCTGGAGGCGGCGATCGAGGAGTCCGACGACCGGTAAGCTGAACCGGTGAATCCCTCGACACCTTCGAGGGGTGCGGCGAAGTGGGCGCTCCTCTCCCTCGCCATCGGCAGCTTCGGCATCGGCATGACCGAGTTCGTCGTCATGGGCCTGTTGCCGAACATCGCCGCCGACCTCCTCCCGTCCGTCTGGGCGTCGAGCCAGGAGGAGGCGCTGAGCCAGGCCGGCTGGCTGATCTCGCTGTACGCGCTCGGCGTGGTCATCGGCGCCCCGACCATCGCCGGCTTCGTCGCCCGCTATCCGCGGCACCGGGTGATGATCGTGCTCGCCCTGGCGTTGACGGTGTTCAACGCGCTCACCGTGGTGCTGCCGACGTTCGAGCTCGTGGGGGTGTCTCGCTTCCTCGCCGGGCTCCCGCACGGTGCGTATTTCGGCATCGGTGCGCTCGTCGCCGCCGACGTGATGGGACCGGGCAACCGTGCCAAGGGCGTCGCGTTCATCCTCACCGGACTCACGGTCGCTAACGTCATCGGGGTGCCGCTGGGTACCTTCCTCGGTCAGGCATGGGGCTGGCGCGCGGCCTTCGCCGTCGTCGCGCTCGTGTTCGCGCTCGCCACCGTCTTCATCGCGCTGTTCGTACCCGCACACCCGGGGAACCCCGGACGCACGATGCGGGCCGAGCTCGGAGTGTTCCGCATCGGTCAGGTGTGGTTCACGCTCGGCGTCGGGGCGATCGGGTTCGGCGGGTTCTTCGCCGTCTACAGCTACATCGCCCCGCTCGTGACGGAGGTCGCCGGATCGCCGGACTGGGTCGTGCCGATCGTGCTCGTGCTCATGGGGCTCGGCATGACCGGCGGGAACCTCGTCGGCGGTCACCTCGCCGACATCGACCTCCGCCGCACGCTGCTGCTCGGTCTCGCCGCGATGGCGGTCGTGTTCGCTCTGCTCGCCGTGCTCTCGTTCTGGATCGTGAGCCTGAGCCTCGTCGTCGTGCTCGTCGGGTTCGTCTCGTCCGTGCTGAGCCCGACGATCCAGACCCGGCTGATGGACGTGGCCGGCGACAACCAGTCCATCGCGGCGGCCATGAACCACTCCGCCCTGAACATCGGCAACAGCCTCGGCGCCTTCCTCGGCGGCATCGTGATCGCGGTCGGCTGGGGCTTCACGGCGCCGGCGTGGACCGGCGCCGTGCTCGCAGTGGCCGGTCTCCTCATCGCACTGGTGTCCTACCGCGTGGAGGCGCGGCGGGTCGCGCAGACGCCGGTCCTCGCATCGTAGAGTGACGGGGTGACCACCCCCGACGAGGACCTCCCGCTCGCCGGCACCGTCGTGCTGCTGCGGCCCGCCGCCGACGGCTTCCAGGTGCTGCTGCTGCGCCGTCCGTCGCGAGGCTCGTTCGCAGACGCCTGGGTCTTCCCCGGCGGGAAGGTCGAGCAGGGGGACCGTCAGCCGGGCGCTGCAGAGGTCGACGACGCGCGTCGCGCCGCCGCCAGGGAGACCGCGGAGGAGGTCGGACTGACGGCGCGCGATCTGGTGCCGCTGTCGGAGTGGCGTCCGCCGGCGGAGGCGCCGGTCCGGATCCGCACCTGGTTCTTCCTCGCCCTCGCGCCGGACGCCGAACCGTCGCCGTCCGCCGACGAGGTCGTCGAGCTCGCCTGGGTGTCACCCGCCGAGGCTCTCGCCCGTCACGCGTCAGGAGAGTGGCGACTCTTCCCGCCGACTTGGCTCACATTGCACCGACTCTCCACCTTCGCCGATGTCGATGCGGCGCTGGCCTCCGGCGGGGCTGTCGAGCTGTTCCAGACACAGGTGCTCGATGAGGGCCGGGCGTTCGGCTGGGCACAGGGGACCCTCCACGCCCACACCCTGCCGTGGCGGTTCGATCCGGTGT
This genomic stretch from Microbacterium sp. Nx66 harbors:
- a CDS encoding multifunctional oxoglutarate decarboxylase/oxoglutarate dehydrogenase thiamine pyrophosphate-binding subunit/dihydrolipoyllysine-residue succinyltransferase subunit; the protein is MSNQVTGVGGDGGFGANSWLVEELYEQFKENRDSVDKEWWPILEKYHSETTAGGGAAAPTATTAPAHPVTAPIPVIGSQPVARTTAKPAASAPIPAQAPKPKQESKEAQPPSEEDKVTPLRGLPKTLAANMDESLTVPTATSVRTVPAKLMIDNRIVINNHMARTRGGKVSFTHLIGWALIRTLDEFRSQNVFYAEIDGKPSVVAPAHVNLGIAIDLPKPDGTRALMVPSIKRADTMTFTEYLAAYEDLVTRARSNKLTAADFQGTTVSLTNPGGIGTVHSVPRLMKGQGCIIGAGALEYPAEFQGASDKTLNELAIGKTITLTSTYDHRVIQGAGSGEFLKKVHELLIGQRGFYDDIFAALRIPYAPIRWNPDIAVDLAERVDKQSRVQELINSFRVRGHLMADIDPLEYRQRSHPDLEIESHGLTFWDLDREFVTGGFGGRRVAKLRDILGVLRDSYCRTLGIEYMHIQDPEQRRWFQDKVEVKYQKPGHDEQLRVLRKLNEAEAFETFLQTKFVGQKRFSLEGGESLIPLLDEILQGAATAGLEGAAIGMAHRGRLNVLTNIAGKTYGQVFREFEGTQTPGNQRGSGDVKYHLGTEGTFVADDGSSLPVYLAANPSHLETVDGVLEGIVRAKQDRKPIGTFAWLPILVHGDAAFAGQGVVVETLQMSQLRGYRTGGTIHVVVNNQVGFTTTPSDARTSVYATDVAKTIQAPVFHVNGDDPEAVIHVAQLAFEYRERFHRDVVIDLVCYRRRGHNEGDDPSMTQPLMTDLIQAKRSVRRLYTESLVGRGDITEEEYDEAKADFQNRLEIAFAETHAAETGATPIAPEEAPQVEDQVGAPEVTGVPAEVIRLIGDAFVNKPEGFTVHPKIQQLLEKRLDMSRNGNIDWGFGELLAFGSLLVEGTPVRLAGQDSRRGTFVQRHAALHDRANGQEWLPLSNLSDAQGRFFVYDSLLSEYAALGFEYGYSVEAPEALVLWEAQFGDFVNGAQSVIDEYISAAEQKWGQQSSVTLLLPHGYEGQGPDHSSARIERFLQLCAQDNMIVARPSTPASHFHLLRRQAYARPRKPLIVFTPKAMLRLRGATSPVEAFTGGRFEPVIDDDRGLDRSAVKRVLVHSGKVHWDLRAELEKNPNPEIALVRLEQLYPTPIDELKKITDSYPNAELVWVQEEPENQGAWPFLALAFADVPGDRSFRPVSRPASASPATGSSKVHATEQAALIRAAVTLG
- a CDS encoding GuaB1 family IMP dehydrogenase-related protein, with amino-acid sequence MEFSGAQPTVDLTYSDVFLVPRRSAVTSRLQVDLAPHDGTPATLPLVAANMNSVTGPRIAAVLARRGALGVLPQDLPLQELDAAIRDVKGQPVLWDTPLVLPPEATVADALRLLPAAVGHGIVVAYGAAPIAVDRIVGVLPATRLATALPDAQLGDLVHRGTPSIDADDIGSERHAFDVITEADVEIVTVVHHGHLVGTLSARSALRATLYRPAVDADGRLAVAAAVGINGDVAAKAKALAAAGVDVLVVDTAHGHQEGMLRALQEVASLGLGLPIVAGNIVTADGVRDLVDAGASILKVGVGPGAMCTTRMMTAVGRPQFSAVLETAAAAAEAGAHVWADGGVRYPRDVALALAAGAASVMVGSWFAGTIEAPGELQRDADGRLFKESWGMASTKAVQARFGRLDAYERARKELFAEGISSSKIYLDPLRPGVEDLLDMITSGVRSSFTYAGAATVPEFHERALVGLQSAAGYEEGKALPVSW
- a CDS encoding hemolysin family protein encodes the protein MDYIMLGVGLLLTVGTGLFVASEFALVNLDRADLEARQARGESRLSLTISALRHTSTHLSSAQLGITLTTLLTGYTMEPALSNLLRPTLVAWNIPEAAVAPIATVVAMFVATVLSMILGELVPKNFALALPLATAKLVVPFQIAFTTVFKPAVVVLNGSANGVLRSMGIEPKEELSGARSAEELSSLVRRSASAGVLEADTATLLDRTLTFSRLTAADVMTARPSMHAIAAGDSVDDVIQLARRTGHSRFPVFDEDLDDITGVVHLKAAISVPRERRAEVPVGALATDPLRVPETAHVDALISDLRGRGYQLAVVVDEYGGTAGIVTLEDLVEELVGEVSDEHDRTRAGIIRNRDGVTFPGELRPDELRSRAGVEVPEGDVYDTVGGYVMSVLERVPVVGDEVPLESGTLQVVRMDGRRVDRVRYVPRPDAVIIEGVSL
- a CDS encoding hemolysin family protein — translated: MSDWGGLAWLVVLLAANAFFVGAEFAVISARRSQIEPKAERGSRPAKTALYAMEHATLMLATSQLGITICSLLILNVSEPAIHHLLAVPLHAVGWSDGAVDVVSFTIALLIVSFLHVVFGEMVPKNLAFSIPDRAVLLLATPLVWVSKVFMPVIWLLNAAANGVLRLFRVEPKNEAASTFTLDEVATIVSQSRREGVLMDTAGTVTAAVEFTDKKARDVAVPLSDLVTLPQTTTPDDIEKAVARYGFSRYVIVDDEDVPIGYVHLKDILRASEGPDAEAKVLEPIPGKRIHHMVPVQEDTDLEDALAVMRRAGRHLAKVRDARGETTAVLFLEDILEELVGEVQDATRRVRGH
- a CDS encoding NADH:flavin oxidoreductase/NADH oxidase, translating into MSLLFSPLTIRSTTFRNRLWVSPMCMYSAIDGVAQEWHHTHLAQFASGGAGLIVAEATAVVPEGRISPRDLGLWDDAQRDALAPIVRAIHDRGAAAGIQLAHAGRKASTWWPWADERGTVPAAEGGWTTTAPSAVAYEGFAAPVALDAAGIDRVVDGFAAATRRAREAGFDVIEIHGAHGYLLHQFLSPLSNLREDEYGGSLENRARLLLRVVDAVRETAGDDVPLFVRISATDHAEGGFTPEEAATVGTWATAHGADLIDVSSGGLVAHQRISVSPGYQVPLAETVRQGGRIPVSAVGLITAAAQAEQVLADGAADAIFAGREWLRDPHFALRAAHELGAEVAWPPQYERAHWR
- a CDS encoding ADP-dependent NAD(P)H-hydrate dehydratase, producing MSDVREWSRNDAARFFRAPTVEDDKYSRGVVGVRTGSAAYPGAAVLGVEAAWRTGAGFVRYVGAPSAVAAVLSRRPETVGGPDAGRTRIGAWVIGSGTNPDDRSATEAQALREIVGGDVPVVIDAGALDLAPTARVPFVATPHGREFARLRERIGIDGASDDLADVRAVSAAIDGVVLRKGARTVLAAPDGTLIAVEAGTGWLATAGTGDVLGGIVAAVIAANPDSPLVESAAAAVWLHGHAARIAAAATAGASGHPIVALDVAETLPRAVADLLS
- a CDS encoding thiamine-binding protein, yielding MLIAFSVAPSGTPADGADRSDASVHDAVAAAVRVVRASGLPHRTTSMFTEIEGPDWDTVMDVVKRATEAVMPYGSRVSLVLKADIRPGYTGELDAKVERLEAAIEESDDR